The following are encoded together in the Bacillus sp. V2I10 genome:
- a CDS encoding DeoR/GlpR family DNA-binding transcription regulator, producing MYQEERLISILDYLKENKRITADQICSLYDVSKDTARRDLVKLEEQKLIIRTRGGAILPSSHTEIKDYQNRLQTVSYEKELIGKKAASLIREGDRIILDASTTVQACAEFIDIKNAAIITNSINQADILSTKPGIHIHLLGGELQKEHRFLYGSSVVEKLSKYQVDKVFIGVVGISERGLSIAHEEDGMVKRKMISQANQVIALADHSKLGVTDFFLYADLHEIDLLITDKEPDKAFRDLLDKHNVELLVAEEEME from the coding sequence TTGTACCAAGAAGAACGCTTAATCTCCATTCTTGACTATTTAAAAGAAAACAAGCGAATCACGGCTGATCAAATATGTTCGCTTTATGATGTATCCAAAGATACTGCCAGGCGTGATCTTGTAAAGCTTGAAGAACAGAAACTGATTATTAGAACAAGAGGCGGGGCCATTTTGCCGAGCTCGCACACCGAAATCAAAGACTATCAAAACCGCCTGCAAACGGTGTCTTATGAAAAAGAATTAATCGGCAAAAAAGCGGCCAGTCTGATCCGGGAAGGAGACAGAATCATTTTAGACGCTTCCACTACTGTTCAGGCTTGTGCAGAATTTATTGATATTAAAAATGCCGCCATTATTACGAATTCCATTAATCAGGCCGATATTTTATCAACAAAGCCAGGCATTCATATTCATCTTCTTGGGGGAGAGCTTCAAAAAGAGCATCGTTTTTTATATGGATCCTCAGTGGTGGAAAAACTATCAAAATATCAGGTTGATAAAGTGTTTATTGGGGTTGTTGGCATTTCTGAGAGAGGGCTTTCCATCGCTCATGAAGAAGATGGAATGGTTAAACGGAAAATGATCAGCCAGGCAAATCAAGTTATCGCACTTGCTGATCATTCAAAGCTCGGAGTTACTGATTTTTTCCTTTATGCAGATCTTCACGAAATCGATTTGCTTATAACAGATAAAGAACCGGATAAAGCATTCAGAGACTTGCTTGATAAACACAATGTGGAATTACTTGTGGCAGAGGAGGAAATGGAATGA
- a CDS encoding lysine N(6)-hydroxylase/L-ornithine N(5)-oxygenase family protein, whose amino-acid sequence MIYDVIGVGLGPFNLGMAALLEDVKDVDALFFDQKPQFNWHEGLLMEGTTLQVPFLADAVSMVNPISKYSFLNYLHHQKRLYHFYFLESFHIPRREYNHYLQWVAEELESCRFGKRVADVLQHAEGYEVLVEDVRTGEMERFTARHVVLGMGSAPNIPEWSAKGKSESLFHSAQFLHKKKESLNADAVTVIGSGQSAAEIFLELLKEQNEQGYQLNWLTRTDGFFPMEYSKLGLEHFSPDYTEYFYRLPQALKDTIVPKQDSLYKGISADTIAEIYDLLYERTIAGQRPDVQLLAKTAVIDIEITCSDLNLQCHQWEQGEAFNLHSDIVIAATGYKTVWPSAFANLSNLMKWDSNNRPVISKDYEIELEEKRENKIFIQNGEMHTHGVGAPDLGLGAYRNAKIINQLACRKVFDLPEKNVFQHFGAGHLVRSKQTV is encoded by the coding sequence ATGATTTATGACGTAATAGGAGTAGGACTTGGACCATTTAATCTTGGAATGGCAGCATTGCTTGAGGATGTAAAAGATGTGGACGCGCTCTTTTTTGATCAAAAGCCCCAGTTTAATTGGCATGAGGGACTTTTAATGGAAGGGACCACCTTGCAGGTGCCATTTTTGGCTGACGCAGTTTCAATGGTCAATCCAATAAGCAAATACAGCTTTCTGAATTATCTTCATCATCAAAAAAGACTTTACCATTTCTACTTTCTTGAATCGTTCCATATTCCGCGCAGAGAGTATAATCACTATCTGCAATGGGTGGCTGAAGAACTTGAAAGCTGCAGGTTCGGAAAAAGAGTTGCCGATGTTTTGCAGCATGCTGAAGGTTATGAAGTTCTTGTAGAAGATGTTCGCACTGGGGAAATGGAACGCTTTACTGCCCGGCATGTGGTCCTTGGCATGGGAAGTGCTCCGAATATTCCAGAATGGTCAGCGAAAGGAAAATCTGAAAGTCTTTTTCACTCTGCTCAATTTTTGCATAAGAAAAAAGAAAGTTTAAATGCTGATGCTGTCACCGTCATTGGTTCTGGTCAAAGTGCGGCCGAGATTTTTCTTGAGCTGCTGAAGGAACAAAATGAACAAGGCTATCAACTTAATTGGCTCACACGAACGGACGGATTTTTCCCGATGGAGTATTCAAAGCTTGGACTTGAGCATTTTTCGCCTGACTATACGGAGTACTTTTACAGACTTCCACAGGCATTAAAGGATACGATCGTGCCAAAACAGGACTCCTTATATAAAGGAATAAGTGCTGATACAATTGCTGAAATCTATGATCTTTTATATGAAAGAACGATTGCGGGACAAAGGCCTGATGTTCAGCTACTGGCCAAAACGGCAGTTATTGATATAGAGATTACTTGTTCAGATTTAAACCTGCAATGCCATCAATGGGAGCAGGGAGAAGCATTTAACCTGCATTCGGATATCGTCATCGCAGCAACCGGCTATAAGACAGTTTGGCCAAGCGCTTTTGCAAACTTATCAAATCTTATGAAATGGGACAGCAATAATCGTCCTGTTATTTCAAAAGACTATGAAATAGAGCTGGAGGAAAAAAGGGAAAACAAAATCTTTATTCAAAACGGAGAAATGCATACTCATGGGGTAGGAGCACCGGATCTTGGACTAGGTGCTTACCGGAATGCAAAGATTATCAATCAGCTTGCTTGCAGAAAAGTGTTTGACCTTCCCGAAAAAAATGTCTTTCAGCATTTTGGTGCAGGCCATCTTGTCCGCAGCAAACAAACAGTTTAG
- a CDS encoding GNAT family N-acetyltransferase, which yields MKKREGYSLANYYTKSVRLIIRPYQASDYQTWLSAYRNRRPKQHKYDEGRLDMTVCTEEWFAAFTDKHQQLINEDKAYVFGVFRLADGMHVGYVDFSTLLRDDFQWARMGYTIHNQFWRMGYGKEAVKAAIGLAFDQLNYHRLEAHINLDNHPSVKLAKSVGMEFECLRKGFLYENNEWADHLVYYINNDHFMA from the coding sequence ATGAAAAAGAGAGAGGGGTATTCGTTGGCTAACTATTATACAAAATCAGTCCGCCTGATCATCCGCCCTTATCAGGCATCTGATTATCAAACATGGCTTTCAGCATATAGAAACAGGCGGCCTAAACAGCACAAATACGACGAAGGCAGGCTGGATATGACTGTTTGTACGGAAGAGTGGTTTGCTGCGTTCACCGACAAACATCAACAGCTCATCAACGAAGATAAAGCATATGTTTTCGGTGTATTCAGGTTAGCAGATGGAATGCATGTCGGATATGTCGATTTCTCAACTTTGCTCCGTGATGATTTTCAATGGGCCCGCATGGGATATACAATTCATAATCAATTCTGGAGAATGGGTTATGGCAAGGAAGCTGTTAAAGCAGCCATCGGACTTGCATTTGATCAATTGAACTATCACCGTCTTGAGGCGCACATCAATCTTGATAACCACCCATCTGTAAAGCTGGCCAAGAGTGTGGGGATGGAGTTCGAGTGCCTGCGCAAAGGGTTTCTTTATGAAAATAACGAATGGGCAGATCATCTTGTTTATTATATAAATAATGATCATTTCATGGCATAG
- a CDS encoding IucA/IucC family siderophore biosynthesis protein: protein MTVEQKWNADHWKKASRRLLAKMISEFLYEEMIQAEKKDGKHILSFDSGISYRFLAEERLMDSYWVDEHSIETNKHGSWAEAVNPIEFLLELQKEIKIKPFTAAYLIEEYKRTLLADTHIIANQQHRSTADLTDMDYAELEGEMTGHPWITYNKGRIGFSYSDYLQYAPEQKQQTTLVWIAVSKEWGTFHSTKDVEYERLIESEIGESAKRDFNVKLINEGLQPQNFFFMPVHDWQWNHVIVPLFSEELFEQRIICLGRGEDQYLPQQSIRTFVNMNHKKKHHVKLPMSILNTLVYRGLPAERVVLAPEITAHIQGIRDNDSFLRDRCRVILPGEVASMNYHHPDYVKLEGAPYQFLEMLGVIWRESIYSFLDEGEQAITLAALLYEGEDGKSYTLELIEKSGLSVEEWTKQLFDVLLPPLLHYLYQYGTVFSPHGQNTVVILKDSKPHRLAVKDFVDDVNISDQPLPELNAISAELKNVLRSEAPEGLCQFIFTGLFVCHFRYLADILHRKADFDETKFWNKLRESILSYQAQFPELKERFLLFDLLRPTFKKLCLNRNRMIEYGYGDGDDRPHASEFGQVRNPLAIEERVTV, encoded by the coding sequence ATGACGGTTGAACAAAAGTGGAATGCAGACCATTGGAAGAAAGCGAGCAGACGGCTGCTTGCTAAAATGATATCTGAGTTTTTATACGAAGAAATGATTCAGGCGGAAAAAAAGGATGGCAAACATATTCTGAGCTTTGACAGCGGAATATCCTACCGCTTTCTTGCTGAAGAAAGGCTGATGGACAGTTATTGGGTTGATGAGCATTCGATCGAAACAAATAAACATGGCTCATGGGCAGAAGCTGTGAACCCCATTGAGTTTTTATTAGAACTGCAAAAGGAAATTAAAATAAAACCTTTTACAGCTGCCTATTTAATAGAAGAATATAAACGCACGTTACTTGCTGATACCCATATAATCGCAAATCAGCAACACAGGTCAACAGCAGACTTAACGGATATGGACTATGCAGAGCTTGAAGGGGAGATGACAGGTCATCCCTGGATTACCTACAACAAAGGGCGTATTGGATTCTCCTATTCGGACTATTTGCAATATGCCCCCGAACAAAAGCAGCAGACAACGCTTGTCTGGATTGCCGTCTCAAAGGAGTGGGGGACGTTCCATTCAACCAAAGATGTAGAGTATGAACGTTTAATAGAAAGTGAGATCGGGGAATCAGCAAAAAGAGATTTTAATGTGAAATTAATAAATGAAGGACTGCAGCCTCAAAACTTTTTCTTTATGCCAGTCCACGACTGGCAATGGAATCACGTAATTGTTCCGCTGTTTTCTGAAGAACTATTTGAGCAGCGCATCATCTGCCTTGGCAGAGGAGAAGATCAATACCTGCCGCAGCAGTCTATCAGGACATTTGTCAACATGAATCATAAGAAGAAGCATCATGTAAAGCTGCCAATGAGTATTTTGAATACACTTGTCTACAGGGGACTGCCGGCTGAGCGGGTGGTGCTGGCTCCGGAAATTACAGCACATATTCAAGGAATCCGGGATAACGATTCATTTCTGAGAGATAGATGCCGGGTTATTCTTCCTGGAGAAGTGGCGAGCATGAATTACCATCATCCTGATTACGTTAAACTAGAAGGAGCACCTTATCAATTTTTGGAGATGCTTGGAGTCATTTGGCGCGAAAGTATATACTCATTCTTAGACGAAGGCGAACAGGCCATTACTCTTGCCGCCCTATTATATGAAGGGGAGGACGGGAAATCGTATACACTGGAATTGATAGAAAAGTCCGGGCTCAGCGTGGAAGAATGGACGAAGCAGCTGTTTGATGTCCTCTTGCCGCCGCTGCTTCATTATCTTTATCAATACGGAACCGTTTTTTCACCCCATGGACAAAATACGGTTGTCATTTTAAAAGACTCCAAACCTCACAGACTGGCTGTTAAAGATTTTGTGGATGATGTAAATATCAGCGACCAGCCGCTTCCTGAGCTGAATGCCATTTCGGCTGAGCTTAAAAACGTGCTTAGGAGTGAAGCGCCTGAAGGATTGTGCCAATTTATTTTCACTGGATTATTTGTCTGCCATTTCAGGTATTTAGCTGATATCCTGCATAGAAAAGCAGACTTTGATGAAACGAAATTTTGGAATAAGCTAAGGGAATCGATCCTCTCGTATCAAGCTCAATTTCCGGAGCTGAAAGAACGCTTTCTGCTCTTTGACCTGCTGCGGCCAACGTTTAAAAAGCTCTGTCTCAACCGCAATCGGATGATTGAGTATGGGTATGGAGACGGAGATGACCGGCCGCATGCTTCAGAGTTTGGACAAGTGAGAAACCCGTTAGCAATAGAAGAACGCGTTACTGTTTAG
- a CDS encoding Cof-type HAD-IIB family hydrolase, translating into MTKLIAIDLDGTLLNSANKISAENLKAIKSAQKEGIEVVVATGRAHFDVVEIFKDTGVKTWIIAANGATIHNPEGVLFHSQPMENETVAAALQFLEQNHYYYEVFGCDAIYTPQSGRELINIEIDRVESANPDADRAQLLQAAAKQYSQTGFKFVESYKDILNQTLEIYNILAFSFHQEKLDAGWEKFKDTDNITLVTSAAHNFEIEHKLASKGIALQKLSAHLGVELIDTAAIGDSMNDKSMLEIAGKSIAMGNARPEIKAICKDITLTNDQDGVELAIKRMMDAKQQV; encoded by the coding sequence ATGACCAAATTAATTGCAATAGATCTTGATGGAACGTTATTAAACAGTGCAAATAAAATCAGCGCAGAAAATTTGAAAGCAATAAAATCTGCTCAAAAAGAGGGCATAGAAGTGGTCGTCGCTACTGGCAGAGCACATTTTGATGTAGTAGAAATTTTTAAGGATACAGGTGTAAAAACATGGATTATAGCTGCAAATGGAGCTACGATTCATAATCCAGAGGGGGTATTATTTCATTCACAGCCTATGGAAAATGAAACAGTAGCTGCTGCGCTTCAATTTTTGGAACAGAACCATTACTACTATGAGGTGTTCGGCTGCGATGCCATCTATACGCCTCAAAGCGGAAGAGAGCTAATAAATATCGAAATTGACCGGGTCGAAAGTGCAAATCCGGATGCGGACCGCGCTCAGCTTCTGCAGGCAGCTGCAAAACAATACAGCCAGACAGGCTTTAAGTTCGTTGAATCGTATAAGGACATTCTAAATCAAACTTTGGAGATCTATAATATTCTCGCTTTTTCTTTTCATCAGGAAAAGCTTGATGCAGGCTGGGAGAAATTTAAAGACACAGATAATATCACTTTGGTTACATCAGCTGCACACAACTTTGAAATTGAGCATAAGCTTGCATCTAAAGGGATTGCTCTACAGAAACTGTCTGCCCATCTTGGGGTTGAACTGATAGACACTGCAGCCATCGGCGACAGCATGAATGACAAATCGATGCTTGAAATAGCGGGAAAAAGCATTGCAATGGGGAATGCCCGCCCAGAAATTAAAGCCATCTGCAAGGATATTACTCTTACAAATGATCAAGACGGGGTAGAGCTTGCGATAAAACGGATGATGGATGCGAAGCAGCAAGTGTGA